In the Streptomyces sp. NBC_00525 genome, one interval contains:
- a CDS encoding glycosyltransferase family 2 protein, with translation MKLGAVIITMGNRPAELRALLDSVAAQEGDRIEVVVVGNGSPVPDVPPGVRTVELPENLGIPGGRNVGIEAFGPSGADVDALLFLDDDGRLPLTDTAELCRKAFAEDPRLGIISFRIADPETGVTQRRHVPRLRAADPMRSSRVTTFLGGANAVRTRVLAEVGPLPGDFFYAHEETDLAWRALDAGWLIDYRADMVLHHPTTAPSRHAVYHRMVARNRVWLARRNLPAPLVPVYLGVWMLLTLLRRPSGEALKAWFGGFREGWRTPCGPRRPMKWRTVWRLTRLGRPPVI, from the coding sequence ATGAAACTCGGCGCGGTCATCATCACCATGGGCAACCGCCCGGCCGAGCTGCGCGCCCTGCTCGATTCGGTCGCCGCCCAGGAGGGCGACCGGATCGAGGTGGTCGTCGTCGGCAACGGCTCGCCCGTGCCCGACGTGCCGCCGGGTGTGCGCACCGTCGAGCTGCCCGAGAACCTGGGCATCCCCGGCGGCCGGAACGTCGGCATCGAGGCGTTCGGGCCCTCCGGCGCCGATGTGGACGCCCTGCTCTTCCTCGACGACGACGGGCGGCTGCCCCTCACCGACACCGCGGAGCTGTGCCGGAAGGCGTTCGCCGAGGACCCCCGGCTGGGCATCATCAGCTTCCGCATCGCGGACCCGGAGACCGGGGTCACCCAGCGCCGGCACGTGCCGAGGCTGCGCGCCGCCGACCCGATGCGCTCGTCCCGCGTGACGACGTTCCTGGGCGGCGCCAACGCGGTGCGCACCAGGGTGCTGGCCGAGGTCGGCCCGCTGCCGGGCGACTTCTTCTACGCGCACGAGGAGACGGACCTGGCCTGGCGGGCGCTGGACGCCGGCTGGCTGATCGACTACCGCGCGGACATGGTGCTGCACCACCCCACCACGGCCCCGTCCCGCCACGCGGTCTACCACCGCATGGTGGCCCGCAACCGGGTCTGGCTGGCCCGGCGGAACCTCCCGGCGCCCCTCGTCCCGGTGTACCTCGGGGTGTGGATGCTGCTGACGCTGCTGCGCCGGCCGTCCGGCGAGGCGCTCAAGGCCTGGTTCGGCGGCTTCCGGGAGGGCTGGCGGACCCCGTGCGGACCCCGCCGCCCGATGAAGTGGCGTACGGTGTGGCGACTGACCAGGCTGGGCCGCCCCCCGGTCATCTGA
- a CDS encoding ABC transporter permease — MSDTTHGGAVALSSPPSADDGLSAAELAAKYGLTVSGARPGLVEYVRQLRGRRHFILAFSRAKLTAQYSQAKLGQLWQVATPLLNAAVYFLIFGLILGTKKGIPQEVFIPFLVTGVFVFTFTQSSVMAGVRAISGNLGLVRALHFPRASLPISFSLQQLQQLLYSMIVLIAVTVGFGSYPRLSWLLVIPALALQFFFNTGLALAMARMGAKTPDLAQLMPFVMRTWLYASGVMFSIPVMLEDKPAWITDVLQYNPAAIYMDLVRFALIDGYGSENLPDHVWAVGLAWSVVVGIAGFVYFWKAEERYGRG; from the coding sequence GTGAGTGACACAACCCACGGTGGCGCGGTCGCCCTGAGCAGCCCGCCATCGGCCGATGACGGTCTGAGCGCGGCCGAACTGGCCGCGAAGTACGGCCTGACGGTCAGCGGTGCCCGGCCCGGCCTCGTCGAGTACGTGCGCCAGCTCCGAGGGCGGCGCCACTTCATCCTGGCGTTCTCCCGCGCCAAGCTGACCGCCCAGTACAGCCAGGCCAAGCTCGGCCAGCTGTGGCAGGTGGCGACCCCGCTGCTGAACGCCGCGGTCTACTTCCTCATCTTCGGGCTGATCCTCGGCACGAAGAAGGGAATCCCGCAGGAGGTGTTCATCCCGTTCCTGGTGACCGGGGTGTTCGTCTTCACCTTCACCCAGAGTTCCGTGATGGCTGGCGTACGGGCCATCTCCGGCAACCTGGGCCTGGTCCGGGCGCTGCACTTCCCGCGGGCCTCGCTGCCCATCTCCTTCTCGCTCCAGCAGCTCCAGCAACTGCTGTACTCGATGATCGTGCTCATCGCGGTGACGGTGGGCTTCGGCAGCTATCCCCGGCTGTCCTGGCTCCTGGTGATTCCGGCCCTGGCGCTGCAGTTCTTCTTCAACACCGGCCTCGCGCTCGCCATGGCGCGGATGGGGGCCAAGACCCCCGACCTGGCACAGCTGATGCCGTTCGTCATGCGGACCTGGCTGTACGCCTCCGGCGTCATGTTCTCCATCCCGGTGATGCTGGAGGACAAGCCGGCCTGGATCACCGATGTGCTGCAGTACAACCCGGCGGCCATCTACATGGACCTGGTCAGGTTCGCCCTGATCGACGGATACGGCTCCGAGAACCTGCCCGACCACGTCTGGGCGGTCGGCCTCGCCTGGTCCGTCGTGGTGGGCATCGCGGGCTTCGTGTACTTCTGGAAGGCAGAGGAACGGTACGGCCGTGGCTGA
- a CDS encoding ABC transporter ATP-binding protein, translated as MADDNTAGRVPTVIADDVHIVYRVNGGGGGRGSATAALSRILRRGKGEERGVRKVHAVRGVTFTAYRGEAIGLIGTNGSGKSTLLRAIAGLLPAESGSVYTDGQPSLLGVNAALMSDLTGERNVVLGGLAMGMSREEIRERYDEIVEFSGINEKGDFITLPMRTYSSGMAARLRFSIAAAKNHDVLMIDEALATGDRKFQIRSEARIRELRKEAGTVFLVSHSNKSIRDTCNRVLWLEKGELLMDGPTEEVLRAYERETGK; from the coding sequence GTGGCTGACGACAACACCGCGGGGCGCGTCCCCACCGTGATCGCCGACGACGTGCACATCGTGTACCGGGTCAACGGCGGCGGCGGTGGCCGGGGCAGCGCCACCGCCGCGCTGAGCCGCATCCTGCGCCGCGGCAAGGGCGAGGAGCGCGGGGTACGCAAGGTGCACGCCGTACGCGGCGTCACCTTCACCGCCTACCGGGGCGAGGCGATCGGCCTCATCGGCACCAACGGCTCCGGCAAGTCCACCCTGCTCCGGGCCATCGCCGGGCTGCTGCCCGCCGAGAGCGGCAGCGTCTACACGGACGGCCAGCCCTCGCTGCTCGGCGTCAACGCGGCGCTGATGAGCGACCTGACCGGCGAGCGCAACGTGGTGCTCGGCGGGCTCGCGATGGGCATGAGCCGCGAGGAGATCCGCGAGCGCTACGACGAGATCGTCGAGTTCTCGGGCATCAACGAGAAGGGCGACTTCATCACGCTGCCCATGCGCACGTACTCCTCCGGCATGGCGGCCCGCCTCCGCTTCTCCATCGCGGCGGCCAAGAACCACGACGTCCTCATGATCGACGAGGCGCTGGCCACCGGTGACCGCAAGTTCCAGATCCGCTCCGAGGCGCGGATCAGGGAACTGCGCAAGGAGGCCGGCACCGTCTTCCTGGTGAGCCACAGCAACAAGTCGATCCGGGACACCTGCAACCGGGTGCTGTGGCTGGAGAAGGGCGAACTGCTGATGGACGGCCCGACCGAGGAGGTCCTGCGGGCCTACGAGCGGGAGACCGGCAAGTAG
- the hpnC gene encoding squalene synthase HpnC, producing the protein MTPTRQARLDTAASGTLDKAAHENFPVAPFFLPRAWRDDLMAVYGFARLVDDIGDGDLAPGGADAVHLGLEPDRSDDRLAMLDALESDLRRVFASTGESPHHPLLRALRPTARRRALTPEPFLGLIEANRQDQKVRRYGTYEELLAYCELSANPVGRLVLQLTGTASPERLRRSDAVCTALQIVEHLQDVAEDLRRDRVYLPATDMARFHVGEADLAAPTAGASVRSLIAYEAERARDLLNEGTPLVGSVHGRLRLLLAGFVGGGRAALTAIAAAGFDVLPGPPGPTKPSLLREVGVVLREARRER; encoded by the coding sequence GTGACCCCTACCCGGCAGGCGCGGCTCGACACCGCCGCATCCGGAACCCTCGACAAGGCAGCGCACGAGAACTTTCCGGTCGCCCCCTTCTTCCTGCCGCGCGCCTGGCGCGACGACCTGATGGCCGTCTACGGCTTCGCCCGGCTCGTCGACGACATCGGTGACGGCGACCTCGCCCCCGGCGGCGCCGACGCCGTCCACCTCGGCCTCGAACCGGACCGGTCGGACGACCGGCTCGCGATGCTCGACGCCCTGGAGAGCGACCTGCGCCGCGTCTTCGCATCCACCGGAGAGAGTCCGCACCACCCGCTGCTGCGGGCCCTGCGCCCCACCGCCCGCCGCCGCGCACTGACCCCCGAACCCTTCCTCGGGCTCATCGAGGCCAACCGGCAGGACCAGAAGGTCCGCCGCTACGGCACGTACGAGGAACTCCTCGCCTACTGCGAACTCTCCGCCAACCCGGTCGGCCGCCTGGTCCTCCAGCTCACCGGCACCGCCAGCCCCGAACGGCTGCGCCGCTCCGACGCCGTGTGCACCGCGCTGCAGATCGTCGAGCACCTCCAGGACGTCGCCGAGGACCTGCGCCGCGACCGCGTCTACCTGCCCGCCACCGACATGGCCCGGTTCCACGTCGGCGAGGCCGACCTCGCCGCACCCACCGCCGGCGCGTCGGTGCGCTCCCTGATCGCGTACGAGGCCGAACGCGCCCGTGATCTGCTGAATGAAGGCACCCCCCTGGTGGGTAGCGTCCACGGCAGGCTCCGGCTGCTCCTCGCCGGGTTCGTGGGAGGAGGACGTGCCGCCCTCACCGCGATCGCGGCCGCCGGCTTCGACGTACTGCCCGGACCACCCGGACCCACCAAGCCCAGCCTGCTGCGCGAAGTGGGAGTTGTCCTGCGAGAAGCGCGTAGAGAGAGGTGA
- the hpnD gene encoding presqualene diphosphate synthase HpnD encodes MSAPVQAAYSYCEAVTGQQARNFAYGIRLLPAEKRQAMSALYAFSRRVDDIGDGELAPETKRVRLETTRTLLDRVRTGAVDEDDTDPVAVALADAARRFPLPLEGLDELIDGVLMDVHGAAYETWDDLKVYCRCVAGAIGRLSLGVFGTEPGAPGTERAAEYADTLGLALQLTNILRDVREDAGNGRTYLPADDLAKFGCSAGFHRATPPPGSDFAGLVHFEVRRARALFAEGYRLLPMLDRRSGACVAAMAGIYRRLLDRIERDPEAVLRGRVSLPGHEKAYVAVRGLSGFDARHISRRTARGRV; translated from the coding sequence ATGTCCGCACCGGTACAGGCCGCATACAGTTACTGCGAGGCGGTCACCGGACAGCAGGCGCGTAACTTCGCGTACGGCATCAGGCTGCTGCCGGCCGAGAAGCGGCAGGCCATGTCGGCCCTGTACGCCTTCTCCCGCCGCGTCGACGACATCGGCGACGGCGAACTGGCCCCGGAGACCAAGCGCGTTCGCCTGGAGACCACCCGTACCCTCCTCGACCGCGTCCGGACCGGCGCGGTGGACGAGGACGACACCGACCCGGTGGCCGTCGCGCTCGCCGACGCCGCCCGCCGGTTCCCGCTGCCCCTCGAAGGGCTCGACGAACTCATCGACGGCGTCCTGATGGACGTGCACGGCGCCGCCTACGAGACCTGGGACGACCTCAAGGTGTATTGCCGGTGCGTCGCGGGCGCCATCGGCCGGCTCAGCCTCGGCGTCTTCGGCACCGAACCCGGCGCCCCCGGCACCGAACGCGCCGCGGAGTACGCCGACACGCTCGGCCTCGCCCTCCAGCTGACGAACATCCTGCGCGACGTCCGCGAGGACGCGGGCAACGGCCGCACCTACCTCCCGGCCGACGACCTCGCCAAGTTCGGCTGCTCCGCCGGGTTCCACCGCGCAACCCCGCCCCCCGGCTCCGACTTCGCGGGCCTCGTCCACTTCGAGGTCCGGCGCGCCCGCGCCCTGTTCGCCGAGGGCTACCGGCTGCTGCCGATGCTCGACCGGCGCAGCGGGGCCTGTGTGGCGGCCATGGCCGGGATCTACCGCCGGCTCCTGGACCGCATCGAGCGCGACCCCGAGGCGGTGCTGCGCGGCCGGGTCTCGCTGCCCGGCCACGAGAAGGCGTACGTCGCGGTGCGCGGTCTGTCCGGATTCGACGCCCGCCACATCTCCCGGCGCACGGCCCGAGGGCGTGTCTGA
- the hpnE gene encoding hydroxysqualene dehydroxylase HpnE, with protein sequence MSDDALRTSRAVVVGGGLAGTTAALRLADAGLDVTLLEGRPRLGGLAFSFRRGELTVDNGQHVYLRCCTAYRWFLDRIDAIGLSPLQNRLDVPVLDVGRPAGPRLGRLRRNGLPVPLHLAAGLAGYPHLSLAERAGVARAALALGRLDPDDPALDAEDFGSWLTRHGQSPRTIEALWDLVGVATLNATAPNSSLALAAKVFKTGLLSDPGAADIGWASVPLGDIHDTLCRKALDSAGVRTELRTKATALTRTDEGGWLVDTGAERIEADTVVLAVPQRETHALLPEGALDEPDRLLDIGTSPILNVHVVYDRKVLKRPFFTALGSPVQWVFDRTEASGLTGPGQYLAVSQSAAGEEIDLPVAELRARYLPELERLLPAARGAGIRDFFVTRERTATFAPAPGVGRLRPGTLTRAPGLFLAGAWTATGWPATMEGAVRSGAGAADAALLALGRPHEHPLQEAA encoded by the coding sequence ATGAGTGACGACGCCCTGCGCACGTCCCGCGCCGTCGTGGTGGGCGGCGGGCTCGCCGGCACCACCGCGGCCCTGCGCCTGGCCGACGCCGGGCTTGACGTGACCCTGCTCGAAGGGCGGCCCCGGCTCGGCGGGCTCGCCTTCTCCTTCCGCCGCGGCGAACTGACCGTCGACAACGGACAACACGTCTACCTGCGCTGCTGCACCGCCTACCGATGGTTCCTCGACCGGATCGACGCCATCGGCCTCTCCCCGCTGCAAAACCGTTTGGACGTGCCCGTTCTCGACGTCGGCCGGCCCGCCGGGCCCCGGCTGGGACGGCTGCGCCGCAACGGGCTCCCGGTCCCGCTGCACCTCGCCGCCGGCCTCGCCGGCTACCCGCACCTCTCGCTCGCCGAACGCGCCGGCGTCGCACGCGCCGCGCTCGCCCTCGGCCGGCTCGACCCGGACGACCCCGCCCTCGACGCCGAGGACTTCGGCAGCTGGCTCACCCGGCACGGCCAGTCGCCCCGCACCATCGAGGCCCTCTGGGACCTCGTCGGCGTCGCCACCCTCAACGCCACCGCGCCCAACTCGTCGCTGGCGCTCGCCGCCAAGGTCTTCAAGACCGGACTGCTCTCCGACCCCGGCGCCGCCGACATCGGCTGGGCCTCCGTACCCCTCGGCGACATCCACGACACCCTCTGCCGCAAGGCCCTGGACTCCGCCGGCGTACGCACCGAACTGCGCACCAAGGCCACCGCCCTCACCCGCACCGACGAGGGCGGCTGGCTGGTGGACACCGGCGCCGAGCGGATCGAGGCGGACACCGTCGTGCTGGCCGTGCCGCAGCGCGAGACCCACGCCCTGCTGCCCGAGGGCGCGCTCGACGAGCCGGACCGGCTCCTGGACATCGGCACATCGCCGATCCTCAACGTGCACGTCGTCTACGACCGCAAGGTGCTCAAACGGCCCTTCTTCACCGCGCTCGGCTCGCCCGTCCAATGGGTCTTCGACCGCACCGAGGCGTCCGGCCTCACCGGCCCCGGCCAGTACCTCGCGGTCTCCCAGTCCGCGGCCGGCGAGGAGATCGACCTGCCCGTCGCCGAACTGCGCGCCCGCTACCTCCCCGAGCTGGAACGGCTGCTGCCGGCCGCACGGGGCGCCGGCATCCGGGACTTCTTCGTCACCCGCGAGCGCACCGCGACCTTCGCGCCCGCGCCCGGCGTCGGCCGGCTGCGTCCCGGAACCCTCACCCGCGCCCCCGGTCTCTTCCTGGCAGGTGCCTGGACCGCCACCGGCTGGCCCGCCACGATGGAGGGTGCGGTCCGCAGCGGTGCGGGCGCCGCGGACGCCGCGCTCCTGGCGCTCGGCCGCCCCCACGAACATCCGCTGCAGGAGGCGGCATGA
- a CDS encoding polyprenyl synthetase family protein: protein MSSTTGTRGESVTPANPASDTVDTTDVTALLERGRALSAPVLRAAVDRLAPPMDTVAAYHFGWIDAQGRPADGDGGKAVRPALALLSAEAAGAAAEAGVPGAVAVELVHNFSLLHDDLMDGDEQRRHRDTVWKVHGPAQAILVGDALFALANEVVLELGTVEALRAARRLTAATRKLIDGQAQDISYEHRERVTVEECLEMEGNKTGALLACACSIGAVLGGADDRTADVLEAYGHHLGLAFQAVDDLLGIWGDPESTGKQTWSDLRQRKKSLPVVAALAAGGPASERLGELLAADAKSSDFDSFSEEEFAARAALIEEAGGREWTAQEARRQHAVAIEALHAVDMPHTVRAQLTALADFVVVRKR, encoded by the coding sequence ATGAGCAGTACCACCGGAACAAGAGGAGAGTCAGTGACCCCGGCGAATCCGGCTTCCGACACCGTGGACACCACGGACGTCACCGCGCTTCTGGAGCGCGGACGGGCCCTTTCCGCGCCGGTGCTCCGGGCCGCCGTCGACCGGCTCGCACCGCCCATGGACACCGTGGCCGCCTACCACTTCGGCTGGATCGATGCCCAGGGCAGGCCCGCCGACGGCGACGGCGGCAAGGCCGTCCGCCCGGCGCTGGCCCTGCTGTCCGCCGAGGCGGCCGGCGCCGCTGCCGAGGCCGGCGTGCCCGGCGCGGTCGCGGTCGAACTCGTGCACAACTTCTCGCTGCTGCACGACGACCTGATGGACGGCGACGAGCAGCGGCGCCACCGCGACACCGTATGGAAGGTGCACGGCCCCGCGCAGGCGATCCTGGTCGGCGACGCCCTGTTCGCCCTGGCCAACGAGGTCGTGCTGGAACTGGGCACGGTGGAGGCGCTGCGGGCCGCCCGGCGGCTGACCGCGGCCACCCGCAAGCTCATCGACGGCCAGGCCCAGGACATCTCCTACGAGCACCGCGAGCGCGTCACGGTCGAGGAGTGCCTGGAGATGGAGGGCAACAAGACCGGCGCCCTCCTCGCCTGCGCCTGCTCCATCGGCGCGGTGCTCGGCGGCGCCGACGACCGCACCGCCGACGTGCTGGAGGCCTACGGCCACCACCTCGGGCTCGCCTTCCAGGCGGTCGACGACCTGCTCGGCATCTGGGGCGACCCCGAGTCCACCGGCAAGCAGACGTGGAGCGATCTGCGACAGCGCAAGAAGTCCCTGCCGGTCGTCGCCGCGCTCGCCGCGGGCGGACCGGCCTCCGAGCGGCTCGGCGAACTGCTCGCCGCCGACGCCAAGAGCAGCGACTTCGACAGCTTCTCCGAGGAGGAGTTCGCCGCCCGCGCGGCGCTCATCGAGGAGGCGGGCGGTCGCGAGTGGACCGCCCAGGAGGCACGCCGTCAGCACGCGGTCGCCATAGAGGCGCTGCACGCCGTCGACATGCCGCACACCGTGCGGGCGCAGCTCACGGCGCTCGCGGACTTCGTCGTCGTACGAAAGAGATGA
- the shc gene encoding squalene--hopene cyclase: MTATTDGSTGAVDPRAASASTITTQPTIAADAALAAARQAAERSVEHLLGRQDEQGWWKGDLATNVTMDAEDLLLRQFLGIQDPATLHAAAGFIRGEQLGDGTWATFHGGPADLSATIEAYVALRLAGDRPEDPHMRRAAGWVRDQGGIAASRVFTRIWLALFGWWKWDDLPELPPELMFFPKWVPLNIYDFGCWARQTIVPLTIVSAKRPVRPAPFALDELHTDPDHPNPPRRAAPVGSWDGLFQRLDKALHVYHRFAPRPLRRVAMNIAARWIIERQENDGCWGGIQPPAVYSVIALHLLGYDLDHPVMRAGLESLDRFAVWREDGTRMIEACQSPVWDTCLATIALADAGVAPDHPALVRAADWMLAEEIDRPGDWAVRRPDLEPGGWAFEFHNDNYPDIDDTAEVALALRRVRHPDQDRVNAAIERGVRWTVGMQSRNGAWGAFDADNTSPFPNRLPFCDFGEVIDPPSADVTGHVVEMLAVEGRATDPVTRRGIEWLLSEQDPNGGWFGRWGVNYVYGTGSVVPALTAAGLPVSHPSIRRAVEWLESVQNDDGGWGEDLRSYTEEKWIGQGASTASQTAWALLALLAAGRRDTVAVTRGITWLTETQQADGSWDEPYFTGTGFPWDFSINYHLYRQVFPLTALGRYVHGDPFADRAPKREEA; this comes from the coding sequence ATGACAGCGACGACCGACGGAAGCACCGGGGCCGTTGACCCCCGCGCAGCCTCGGCCAGCACCATCACCACTCAACCAACGATCGCCGCCGACGCCGCCCTGGCCGCCGCGCGGCAGGCCGCGGAACGCTCCGTGGAGCATCTCCTCGGCAGGCAGGACGAACAGGGCTGGTGGAAGGGCGACCTCGCCACCAACGTCACCATGGACGCCGAGGACCTCCTGCTCCGGCAGTTCCTCGGCATCCAGGACCCCGCCACGCTCCACGCGGCCGCCGGCTTCATCCGGGGCGAACAGCTCGGCGACGGAACCTGGGCGACCTTCCACGGCGGCCCCGCCGACCTCTCCGCCACCATCGAGGCGTACGTCGCGCTGCGGCTGGCGGGCGACCGGCCGGAGGACCCGCACATGCGCCGGGCCGCCGGCTGGGTCAGGGACCAGGGCGGCATCGCCGCGAGCCGGGTCTTCACCCGCATCTGGCTGGCCCTCTTCGGCTGGTGGAAGTGGGACGACCTGCCCGAACTCCCGCCCGAGCTGATGTTCTTCCCCAAGTGGGTCCCGCTCAACATCTACGACTTCGGCTGCTGGGCCCGCCAGACCATCGTGCCGCTCACCATCGTCTCCGCGAAGCGGCCGGTGCGGCCCGCCCCCTTCGCGCTGGACGAGCTGCACACCGACCCGGACCACCCCAACCCGCCCCGGCGCGCCGCGCCGGTGGGGAGCTGGGACGGCCTCTTCCAGCGCCTCGACAAGGCACTGCACGTCTACCACCGGTTCGCGCCGCGCCCACTGCGCCGCGTCGCGATGAACATCGCCGCCCGCTGGATCATCGAACGCCAGGAGAACGACGGCTGCTGGGGCGGCATCCAGCCGCCCGCCGTCTACTCCGTCATCGCCCTGCACCTCCTCGGCTACGACCTCGACCACCCGGTGATGCGGGCCGGCCTCGAATCGCTCGACCGCTTCGCCGTGTGGCGCGAGGACGGCACCCGCATGATCGAGGCATGCCAGTCGCCCGTCTGGGACACCTGCCTGGCCACCATCGCCCTCGCCGACGCGGGGGTCGCCCCCGACCACCCGGCGCTCGTCAGGGCGGCCGACTGGATGCTCGCCGAGGAGATCGACCGGCCCGGCGACTGGGCGGTGCGCCGGCCCGATCTGGAGCCCGGCGGCTGGGCGTTCGAGTTCCACAACGACAACTACCCGGACATCGACGACACCGCGGAGGTGGCCCTCGCCCTGCGCCGGGTCCGCCACCCCGACCAGGACCGGGTGAACGCCGCCATCGAACGCGGCGTGCGCTGGACCGTCGGGATGCAGTCCCGCAACGGCGCCTGGGGCGCGTTCGACGCGGACAACACCAGCCCCTTCCCCAACCGGCTGCCCTTCTGCGACTTCGGTGAGGTCATCGACCCCCCGTCCGCCGACGTCACCGGACACGTGGTGGAGATGCTCGCCGTCGAGGGCCGCGCCACGGACCCCGTCACCCGGCGCGGAATCGAATGGCTGCTGTCCGAACAGGACCCCAACGGGGGCTGGTTCGGACGCTGGGGCGTCAACTACGTGTACGGCACGGGGTCCGTGGTCCCCGCGCTGACCGCCGCCGGACTGCCCGTCTCGCATCCCTCGATCCGGCGCGCGGTCGAGTGGCTGGAGTCCGTGCAGAACGACGACGGCGGCTGGGGCGAGGACCTGCGCTCGTACACCGAGGAGAAGTGGATCGGGCAGGGGGCGTCCACCGCGTCCCAGACCGCCTGGGCCCTGCTCGCCCTGCTCGCCGCCGGCCGCCGGGACACCGTCGCCGTCACCCGCGGCATCACCTGGCTCACCGAGACCCAGCAGGCGGACGGCTCCTGGGACGAGCCCTACTTCACCGGGACCGGCTTCCCCTGGGACTTCTCCATCAACTACCACCTCTACCGGCAGGTCTTCCCGCTCACCGCACTCGGGCGCTACGTGCACGGCGACCCGTTCGCGGACCGTGCCCCGAAGCGCGAGGAGGCCTGA
- a CDS encoding phosphorylase family protein yields MGEGPGPAGPTAPLLIACALGIEQLALRTGRGAAGAPHRATVLRTGMGPRAAETAVARALGRSGAADAAVIASGFCAGLAPGMHPGDLVVASETRDAGDRVPCTGTEVLAAALAGAVPGRTVHTGPLTGSDHVVRGHERAELRATGAIAVDMESAATLRTALRSGPRPVAAVRVVVDAPEHELVRIGTVRGGISAFRVLRAVLPAFHEWHRSLLLPRR; encoded by the coding sequence ATGGGCGAGGGTCCGGGGCCGGCCGGGCCCACCGCCCCCCTGCTGATCGCCTGCGCGCTCGGCATCGAACAGCTCGCCCTGCGCACCGGCCGGGGGGCGGCGGGCGCCCCGCACCGGGCCACCGTGCTCCGTACCGGCATGGGCCCCAGAGCGGCCGAGACCGCCGTGGCCCGCGCGCTGGGCCGGTCCGGGGCGGCGGACGCCGCCGTCATCGCCTCCGGGTTCTGCGCCGGCCTCGCCCCCGGCATGCACCCGGGCGACCTGGTGGTGGCCTCGGAGACACGGGACGCCGGGGACCGCGTCCCCTGCACCGGTACGGAGGTGCTGGCCGCCGCGCTGGCCGGGGCCGTACCGGGGCGCACCGTACACACCGGTCCGCTGACCGGCTCCGACCACGTCGTGCGGGGACACGAGCGGGCGGAGCTGCGGGCCACCGGGGCGATCGCGGTGGACATGGAGTCCGCCGCGACCCTGCGCACCGCCCTGCGGTCCGGGCCGCGCCCGGTTGCCGCCGTACGGGTGGTCGTGGACGCCCCGGAGCACGAGCTCGTCCGCATCGGCACGGTCCGCGGTGGAATATCGGCTTTCCGTGTTCTCCGCGCAGTCCTGCCGGCTTTCCATGAATGGCACCGATCTTTGCTGCTCCCCAGGAGGTGA
- the hpnH gene encoding adenosyl-hopene transferase HpnH, protein MAMPLRQSIKVATYLIEQKLRKRDKFPLIVELEPLFACNLACEGCGKIQHPAGVLKQRMPVAQAVGAVLESGAPMVSIAGGEPLMHPQIDEIVRQLVAKRKYVFLCTNAMLLRKKIEKFTPSPYFAFAVHIDGMRERHDESVAKEGVFDEAVAAIKEAKRRGFRVTTNSTFFNTDTPQTIIEVLNFLNDDLQVDEMMISPAYAYEKAPDQEHFLGVEQTRELFRKTFAGGNRGRWRLNHSPLFLDFLEGKADFPCTAWAIPNYSLFGWQRPCYLMSDGYVPTYRQLIEETDWDKYGRGKDPRCANCMAHCGYEPTAVLATMGSLKESLRAARETVGGSR, encoded by the coding sequence ATGGCCATGCCGCTTCGCCAGTCCATCAAGGTTGCGACGTATCTCATTGAACAGAAGCTCCGCAAGAGGGACAAATTCCCGCTGATCGTCGAGCTCGAACCGTTGTTCGCCTGCAACCTCGCCTGCGAGGGCTGCGGGAAGATCCAGCACCCGGCCGGTGTCCTCAAGCAGCGCATGCCCGTGGCCCAGGCCGTGGGCGCCGTGCTGGAGTCGGGCGCCCCGATGGTCTCCATCGCCGGGGGCGAACCCCTGATGCACCCGCAGATCGACGAGATCGTGCGGCAGCTCGTGGCGAAGAGGAAATACGTGTTCCTCTGCACCAACGCGATGCTGTTGCGCAAGAAGATCGAGAAGTTCACGCCCTCGCCCTATTTCGCGTTCGCGGTGCACATCGACGGAATGCGCGAACGGCACGACGAGTCGGTCGCCAAGGAGGGCGTGTTCGACGAGGCGGTGGCGGCGATCAAGGAGGCCAAGCGGCGCGGCTTCCGGGTCACCACCAACTCCACCTTCTTCAACACCGACACCCCGCAGACCATCATCGAGGTGCTCAACTTCCTCAACGACGACCTCCAGGTGGACGAGATGATGATCTCGCCCGCCTACGCCTACGAGAAGGCGCCCGATCAGGAGCACTTCCTGGGCGTCGAGCAGACCCGCGAGCTGTTCCGCAAGACCTTCGCCGGCGGCAACCGCGGCCGCTGGCGGCTCAACCACTCGCCGCTCTTCCTGGACTTCCTGGAGGGCAAGGCCGACTTCCCCTGCACCGCCTGGGCCATCCCCAACTACTCGCTGTTCGGCTGGCAGCGGCCCTGCTACCTGATGAGCGACGGCTACGTGCCCACGTACCGGCAGCTCATCGAGGAGACCGACTGGGACAAATACGGCCGGGGCAAGGACCCGCGCTGCGCCAACTGCATGGCGCACTGCGGCTACGAGCCCACCGCCGTCCTCGCCACCATGGGCTCCCTCAAGGAATCACTGCGCGCCGCACGCGAGACCGTCGGCGGAAGCCGCTGA